The following coding sequences lie in one Euhalothece natronophila Z-M001 genomic window:
- a CDS encoding DUF2470 domain-containing protein translates to MADPLTPQISDRICKHMNEDHSDSVLLYAQTFGKTPEAEAAVLNSIDNEGMNLVATVDGKEVPVRVTFDHSLQDSEDAHHTLIAMVKQAKK, encoded by the coding sequence ATGGCTGATCCCCTTACCCCTCAAATCAGCGATCGCATTTGTAAACACATGAATGAAGACCACAGCGACTCGGTACTTCTTTATGCCCAAACCTTCGGGAAAACCCCTGAAGCTGAAGCAGCAGTTCTCAATTCCATTGATAATGAGGGAATGAATCTTGTTGCCACCGTTGACGGAAAAGAAGTTCCCGTCCGCGTTACTTTTGATCATTCCCTGCAAGACTCAGAAGATGCTCACCACACCTTAATTGCTATGGTGAAGCAAGCTAAAAAGTAA